The genomic DNA CAACTCCAAACTTGCGTTTCATTTGCCAGTTGCTGCGCCAGCGGACGATTAACGACCTCCGTGAGTTGCTTACCAAATTGGTTTAACACGGGTAGATAGTCTAACAAGTGGGTCGTCAACATCTGCTGTAGACCCCGTAATGGAGCTAGACCCAGTAACATTTTGACAAATTCCACGTGAATTCGTTCGATTGCAATTTTGGCTAGTAGCGCCCGGTTGGTTTGAATGGCCGCTAGGGTAACCGGCTCAATCGTAAAATCTAACTGACTTCCAAACCGGACCGCTCGCATCATCCGCAGTGCATCTTCCCGAAACCGGTGGTCTGGATCCCCAACGGCACGAATAATGTGAGCTTGAAGGTCGGAAAGGCCGTGAAACAGGTCAATCACTTCTCCATTTTCCCGCATCGCAAGGGCGTTGACCGTAAAGTCACGCCGCATTAAATCGGCCTGTAAGGAGCGCACAAATGTGACCTGATCAGGCCGGCGATAATCCTGATACCCTGATTCCGTTCGAAACGTGGTAATTTCAAAACTATGGCGATGATAGCGAACCGTTACAGTGCCGTGCTCAATTCCGGTATCAATGGTGCAAGCAAAGAGTTGCTTTACTTCGGCCGGATAAGCCGAGGTGGCTAAATCTACGTCGTGAATGGGCAGGTGTAACAACGTATCCCGGACGCTGCCCCCCACAAAGTACGCTTCATAGCCATGTTGTTCGATTACTTGTAATACTCGTTGGGCGTCCACAAAGGCCGCCGGTAGGTTTTCAATGCGCACCAGTTGCTCCCTCTTTCTCATCTTTGGTTCAATTATACCAACAAATTTTACCTTACTGGGCTAAATCGAACAATTAAACAAAGAAACCCACCACCACTGTGATGAGTTTCTGAACTTAAAATTGGTCTTCGAGGTCTTCTAACATGTAAATCATTTCATCATCGTTCGGAGCTAATTTTACGTAGCGTTGCAATAACGGTAGCGTTGCTTGAACCTGCCCCGCCGCTCGTAAACAAAGAATATATTCCTTCAAAAAGTCAGGGTCGTCCTGAAAACTCGGATAGGCAGCTTGGTATTGGTGAAGCGCCTCATCTAGATGATCTAAACGCGAATTGGCGAGCGCTAAATCCCACTCCAACTGGGCATCCGTTTCATGATCAGTTTGGTAAGGTGTCAATAAGTCCACTACGGCCTGGTTTTGATCGGACTGTAAGTAAGCTGCTGCTAACTGGGTTACGACCGCTAATTGATCTGGATTAGTTTGGTGCGCCTTTTGCAGATACTCCAGCGACTGCGCTGGTTGCCCCTGCTTCGCTGCTAGACTGGCGGCGTTCAGGTATAAGGAAACGTTGTACTCGTCAATGCCGAGTCCTTCTTGGTAAGTTCGAAGGGCGGCTTCTGGCTGTTGCTCTGCTGCTAGTGCCTGGCCTAAGTACAAATAGAGCGAGCTATACTGGGGATCAACTGCCCGTAATTGTTCCAATTGTTCGATCGCTTTTTTAAAGTCCCCAAGTTGGAAATAGGTAAACCCGGTTTCAAACTGGACGTCTGGAGACATCGCACCAGGTTCAATTTGTTCTAAGTAGCCAATCGCGTTTTCAAAATTACCCACGTTGGCATAGGCCACCCCAATTCGTTCCACTAAATTAACGTTGGAGAGGTTGAGGTCCCCCTCCTTAATCAAAGCTAGGTACAAGGGAATCGCCTCGGCGTATTTCCCTTCTGAGAAATACAGTTCTGCCAGGGCGAATTTAACCACTGGTTCATCCGGAGCAAGTTGCAGGGCTTCCTTTAACTTCTGCTCGCTAACCACCGTTAGGCCCTGGGTTTGGTATAAATCAGCCTGGCCTAACAGGGAATTTAAATAAAACTCGGAGTCTGGCTGAATCTGGTGAAGATAATCTAGAGCCGCGTCGGTTTCATCCTGAGTGATGAGAATATCAGCAATATAAGTTCGAAGTTGATCTTCAGCTGGATATTGTGCTAACAACTGACGGTAAAGCTGTAGCGCATCATCGGCAAAGCCGAGCGCATAAAGCTCTTCTGCTAATGAAAACAATAGTTCACTATCATCGTGCTCCTTCGCCAGGCTTAAATTTTTTTGATAACTATCTAAATCGTTATTTTGTAAGGCAGTTAGTGCTTGTTCTGAATAACGCATCGTCAACCTCTCTTTTCCAACAAAAAAAGCCAGTTCGCACATGCGAACCGACTCCCGTTAAATAACTAATTATTTAACAGCATCCTTTAAAGCTTTACCAGGTTTAAAGGCAGGTACTTTACTTGCAGGGATTTCAATTTCCTTACCAGTTTGTGGGTTCCGTCCTTTACGTGCAGCACGTTCACGAACTTCAAAACTACCAAAACCGATTAATTGAACACGTTCACCTTTTGCAAGTTGTGCTTGGATTGCATCAAAAACAGCGTCCATTGCTGCCGTAGCATCCTTTTTAGTTAACCCAGCTGCTTGCGCAACATCGTCTACTAATTCTGCTTTGTTGGCCATGAGTGATTCACCTCCTGAAAAGATGTTTGAATTCAAACATCGACTTCTAAGCGCTCTCATCCAAATCAGAACGCCAGATGATACAAAACAAGCATCATCTCGTATTTAAAGATAGCACACGGAAACGCCGATTGCAACGCCATTTTAATACATTCTTAAGAGTTTTAGTAAAATCAACCCTTATTTCCGACTACGGGCAATAATGTGAATTGGCGTTCCGGTGAAGTCAAAATTCTTCCGAATCTGGTTTTCTAAGTACCGCTTATACGAAAAATGGAGAAGTTCCGGGTCGTTCACAAAAATAACGATCGTGGGCGGAGCAACCGCCACCTGGGTCGCGTAGTAGATCCGGAGCTTCCGGGTCTTGATCGTGGGCGTGGGGGTCATTGCCACGGCGTCCAAAATAACTTCGTTTAGAGTTGACGAACTAATCCGTTTTTCGTGGTTATCATTAACGCGTTCAATCAAAGCTGGTAACTGCTGTAACCGTTGCTTGGTTTTAGCCGAAACAAAGATAATCGGAGCATAGTCCAAATACTTAAATTCCATGCGAATCTGGGCCTCAAACTGTTGTTGCGTGTAATTATCCTTCTTTAAGGTGTCCCACTTGTTCACCACGATAATAATTCCCTTGCCGGCCTCATGGGCATAACCCGCCACGCGCTTATCCTGCTCCCGGATGCCTTCTTCAGCGTTTAATACAACCAGCACCACGTTACTATCGTCAATGGCCTTCATTGCTCGCATCACACTGTATTTTTCCGTCTTTTCGTAGACCTTGCCCCGTTTTCGAATTCCCGCGGTGTCAACGATCGTAAATTCCTGCCCATCGTGTACAAATTTGGTGTCAATCGCGTCCCTAGTCGTTCCGGCCACCTCTGAGACAATCACCCGCTGATCGCCTAAAATCGCGTTCACTAGGGATGATTTACCGACGTTAGGCCGTCCAATTAAACTAAAGCGAATACTGTCGTCAGGAGCTGGATCTGGAACTTCAGGAAAGTTTTTGATGACTTCATCAAGCAAATCGCCGAGGCCGAGGCCGTGTGCTCCAGAAATGGGATAGGGATCGCCAAATCCCAGTGCATAAAAATCATACACGTCGGCCCGACTTTCAAAGTTATCAATTTTATTGACCGCTACCACCACCGGTTTGTCGGCCTTGTACAGAAGTTGTGCCACCCGTTCGTCAGCATCGGTAATCCCCTGGCGACCGTTAACCATAAAAATAATCACGTCTGCTTCATCAATTGCGACCTCCGCTTGAGCCGTAATTTGTTGGATAAACGGCTGGTCGGAAACTTCAATTCCACCTGTATCAATTAAGTTAAAGTTATGACCCAGCCACTCCCCGTGGGCATAAATCCGGTCACGGGTGACCCCCGGCGTGTCCTCTACGATTGAAATTCGTTCCCCAGCAATGCGATTAAAAATCGTCGATTTCCCTACGTTCGGGCGCCCGACAATTGCTACCGTTGGATCTGCCATGTTCATTCCTCCTTGAAACTAAAAAAATCCTCCATTCTAACAAATGAAGGATTTTTTTAGTTAATTAGTCTTGCGAATTAATGTCTTCACCTAAAATATCACCTAAAGTAAAACCACTTTCTTCTTCAGGAGCATTTGCAGTTGAGTTATCATCAACATTCCGCTTTGGAGCTTGCTTTGCTTCTTCAGCAGGAGCTTCTTCTAAAGCCTTCATTGATAATGCTAACCGGTGTTCTTCTGGATCGATGGAAAGCACCTTCACCTTAATGTCATCGCCAGACTTCAACACGTCACTTGGTTTATCAATGTGTTTGTGTGAAATTTGGGAAATGTGGACTAGTCCTTCCACGCCAGGAAAGACCTCAACAAAGGCACCAAAGTCAACTAACCGTTTAACTTTTCCGTCTAAGACACTGCCAACGGCAGCTTTTTCTTCGATATCATCCCAAGGACCAGGTTGTAATTGTTTGATGGAAAGCGAAATCCGGTCACGTTCTGGATCAACTGATAAGACCTTAACTTTAACCTTTTCGCCGACTTCTAAGACATCAGCGGCCTTGCTAACGTGGTCGTAGGAGATTTCAGAGATGTGTACTAAACCGTCCATCCCACCAAGGTCAATAAAGGCCCCGAAGTTCGTTAAGCGCGCTACTGTTCCTTCAATCACGTCACCCGGTTTAATGGAACTCATAATCTTTTCACGAGCAGCAGCCCGGTCTTTTTCAGCGATTGCCCGGTGAGAAAGAATTAAACGGTTTTCTTCCGGAACCACTTCGATGATCTTAACTTCTAACTCTTGACCCTTGTATTGATTCAAATCACTAACGAAGTGATCCGTAATCATGGAAGCTGGGATAAAGCCACGAACTCCATCAGCGTTAACAACTAACCCACCCTTAACGGGCCGAGTAACCTTAACCGTGATGGTTTCGTCTTTTTCAGCTTTGTCTTTGATTTCATCCCAAACCTTCAAAGCTTCTAACCGGCGGATCGACAACAAGTAACTACCGTTTTCCTTGTCATCACCAATTTTAGAAACCACAACTACTTTGACTTGATCGCCAACCTTGTAGTTGTTGGCAATGTTTTCATCAGGATCACCAGAAACTTCGCGACGAGGAATAACTCCTTCCACTCCGGCTCCTTCGATTCCAACCATTAGTTGTTGATCGTTATCAACGGCTAAAATTTCACCATCAACGACGTCTCCAACGTTTACCTGCTTGATATTATCAAGCGCATCTAACAACTGTTTGTTTTCATTTTCACTCATCAAACATTTCCTCCTTGAAACTACTCTATCATCATTCTATCTTAATTGATGAGAGAATACCAGCAAAACATCACGAACCACACTTATTTTTGAGTGCGGTCTTGTTTTTGCCGGATCAAGTCGGCAATTCGCTCCACCACTTCAGCAATTGACAGCGCGGTTGTATCAATCTCAGTGGCGTCGGGGGCTTTTCGTAAGGGCGATACGGCCCGGTGAGAATCTTTGTAGTCTCGTTCCGCAATTTCTTGCTGCAACGTTTTTAAACTAGTAGTAATCCCCTTGGCCTGATTTTCTAAATACCGCCGTTCGGCGCGTTCTTTGACACTGGCAACTAGAAAAACTTTGACGGCTGCGTGTGGTAAAACGGTCGTGCCGATGTCTCGGCCATCCATTACAATTCCCCCCGCTTTGGCGAGTTCTTGCTGTCGCTTCACTAATGCGGCTCGAATGGCTGGTAAAGCAGAAACCGTCGAAACATGGTTAGTAACCGTTTCAGACCGGATTTCTTCCGTCACCTCGTCCTGATTCGCAAATACGTGTTGCACCGGATCTCCTGGGGTAAAGGTGATCTTGGTTTGCTGCAAAACCGCCAGTACTTCAGCCTCATTCGTCAAATCCACGTGCGCCTGTAAGGCCCGCAGGGTCACCGTCCGATACATTGCTCCGGTATCGACATACACGTACGCAAACTTACGTGCAACAATTTTAGCAACGGTACTTTTTCCAGCCGAGGCTGGACCATCAATGGCAACTTGTAATCCTTGTGGCTGCATTCCTCATC from Fructilactobacillus ixorae includes the following:
- a CDS encoding CCA tRNA nucleotidyltransferase encodes the protein MRKREQLVRIENLPAAFVDAQRVLQVIEQHGYEAYFVGGSVRDTLLHLPIHDVDLATSAYPAEVKQLFACTIDTGIEHGTVTVRYHRHSFEITTFRTESGYQDYRRPDQVTFVRSLQADLMRRDFTVNALAMRENGEVIDLFHGLSDLQAHIIRAVGDPDHRFREDALRMMRAVRFGSQLDFTIEPVTLAAIQTNRALLAKIAIERIHVEFVKMLLGLAPLRGLQQMLTTHLLDYLPVLNQFGKQLTEVVNRPLAQQLANETQVWSWLAVNLGWEAPQIQSALHAWKSSKQLTLAVTKVTAAVHALLEQHLTNWQLYQTGAVRLTDAAQVAVALGHPDQTTALQQRYQELPIHSKHDLAINGNQLIQSGIKPGPALGHLLNSLEHQVVAGTIANETKQLLAAANQQSEAKKAW
- a CDS encoding tetratricopeptide repeat protein, with amino-acid sequence MRYSEQALTALQNNDLDSYQKNLSLAKEHDDSELLFSLAEELYALGFADDALQLYRQLLAQYPAEDQLRTYIADILITQDETDAALDYLHQIQPDSEFYLNSLLGQADLYQTQGLTVVSEQKLKEALQLAPDEPVVKFALAELYFSEGKYAEAIPLYLALIKEGDLNLSNVNLVERIGVAYANVGNFENAIGYLEQIEPGAMSPDVQFETGFTYFQLGDFKKAIEQLEQLRAVDPQYSSLYLYLGQALAAEQQPEAALRTYQEGLGIDEYNVSLYLNAASLAAKQGQPAQSLEYLQKAHQTNPDQLAVVTQLAAAYLQSDQNQAVVDLLTPYQTDHETDAQLEWDLALANSRLDHLDEALHQYQAAYPSFQDDPDFLKEYILCLRAAGQVQATLPLLQRYVKLAPNDDEMIYMLEDLEDQF
- a CDS encoding HU family DNA-binding protein, translating into MANKAELVDDVAQAAGLTKKDATAAMDAVFDAIQAQLAKGERVQLIGFGSFEVRERAARKGRNPQTGKEIEIPASKVPAFKPGKALKDAVK
- the der gene encoding ribosome biogenesis GTPase Der, with translation MADPTVAIVGRPNVGKSTIFNRIAGERISIVEDTPGVTRDRIYAHGEWLGHNFNLIDTGGIEVSDQPFIQQITAQAEVAIDEADVIIFMVNGRQGITDADERVAQLLYKADKPVVVAVNKIDNFESRADVYDFYALGFGDPYPISGAHGLGLGDLLDEVIKNFPEVPDPAPDDSIRFSLIGRPNVGKSSLVNAILGDQRVIVSEVAGTTRDAIDTKFVHDGQEFTIVDTAGIRKRGKVYEKTEKYSVMRAMKAIDDSNVVLVVLNAEEGIREQDKRVAGYAHEAGKGIIIVVNKWDTLKKDNYTQQQFEAQIRMEFKYLDYAPIIFVSAKTKQRLQQLPALIERVNDNHEKRISSSTLNEVILDAVAMTPTPTIKTRKLRIYYATQVAVAPPTIVIFVNDPELLHFSYKRYLENQIRKNFDFTGTPIHIIARSRK
- the rpsA gene encoding 30S ribosomal protein S1, whose translation is MSENENKQLLDALDNIKQVNVGDVVDGEILAVDNDQQLMVGIEGAGVEGVIPRREVSGDPDENIANNYKVGDQVKVVVVSKIGDDKENGSYLLSIRRLEALKVWDEIKDKAEKDETITVKVTRPVKGGLVVNADGVRGFIPASMITDHFVSDLNQYKGQELEVKIIEVVPEENRLILSHRAIAEKDRAAAREKIMSSIKPGDVIEGTVARLTNFGAFIDLGGMDGLVHISEISYDHVSKAADVLEVGEKVKVKVLSVDPERDRISLSIKQLQPGPWDDIEEKAAVGSVLDGKVKRLVDFGAFVEVFPGVEGLVHISQISHKHIDKPSDVLKSGDDIKVKVLSIDPEEHRLALSMKALEEAPAEEAKQAPKRNVDDNSTANAPEEESGFTLGDILGEDINSQD
- the cmk gene encoding (d)CMP kinase, translating into MQPQGLQVAIDGPASAGKSTVAKIVARKFAYVYVDTGAMYRTVTLRALQAHVDLTNEAEVLAVLQQTKITFTPGDPVQHVFANQDEVTEEIRSETVTNHVSTVSALPAIRAALVKRQQELAKAGGIVMDGRDIGTTVLPHAAVKVFLVASVKERAERRYLENQAKGITTSLKTLQQEIAERDYKDSHRAVSPLRKAPDATEIDTTALSIAEVVERIADLIRQKQDRTQK